TATTCTTTCCAAATCCTTTACATCGTTGTAATATTGGGTAAAGTTCATAATTGCATGACCATCTGTAAACACATATTGAAGGGAACTATCTGCTATGATTTGGGCTTTGCTCACCAAATAAACGATTTCCCTTTGAAGTGGAGGGCTGTCACTTTTGGAATAGACATTGTACAACATGGGGGAACGTGGAGCAAAGTAAAAAGGCACATAGTCCGACAAAACACCATTGGGAGCTATGGGAATACGAAATTTATCACGTTTGGAAATGATGTCGCCTGAACCAATGGGCGCAAAATTGGGGTCTTGTGGTTGGCAGTATCGACAATGCAAACCCTGTTCAAGAATGAATGGTAGGTTGTCAATGTGGGTTATCCGAAAAATAGCCCCTTGCTGTGGACTGATAATGTTTGTTTCAAACTGGTATATCGGGTTCATTGGATTGATGTCATTTTCTGATTGAAGAAATACCTACCCCAAAAATTTTACACAATCCTCACTCACAAATTCCGCTTTGTTTTCTACCCAATCTGGCAGACCAGGAGCTTGCACCTGTTCCCCTTTTAGTTCCTTATCTGCAACGTTGAAATTGAGTTCAAGCAATTGGGAAAGCACATCTTTTCTTTTGTCAAAACCATACGCCTCCATTACTGCATTGTCTAATTGTTGATGCAGGGTTTTGATAGGGTTGCTTCCATCTTGTTCGACAATACGGTATAAATCCCTTAAACTGTATTGGTATTTCTGCATAATGGCAGTACGTTTTTCCCTCAATGTTTTGGCAGCTTTTGCCACTTTTTTGATTTGGGATAAGGTAGGATTTTGAGGAAAAGGAAAGGTATCCCATACTGTATTTGTAGTATAACGATAACGACCTTCTAACGTTGAACATTTAGCTTTCCACCATTCCCAATGTAATTTTGATTGAATGATACCAAATGTAAAATCATCTTCAAAGGCAAACACCATTAAAGCATCATTGGGATTTATTGTTGTTGAAACAAAGTCAAATATTGGTCTTAATGAAATTCTTGAACAAACTATATACCTTTTAAAATCTGTAATAGATTGAAGCATATCCTTTCGTCCATAGGATATTTGCCACCATTTATTGTAAAAATTAATGTGGTGTTTATTGGTCTTGGCTTTAGGATTCTTCTCTAATAGAGTTTTATTTTTTAGTGCTTGTGCTTCTGCTTTTTTCTTCCTATCTGGTAAAACTCTTTGGCTTACGACTGTATAAGGAATTTTGTAAGATGCAGCCTCAAACTGGTCTTTTTGTGTGAAATCAATTACAAATCTTTTAGGTTGAGATTGGAAATTAGAAACAAACTCATTTCCATTTAAAAAAGGCTTCATTACTTCACTCGCTTTCTTTTCCTTGCTCAATAGCTCTATTGCTTTATTGGAGGATAAAAGAAAGCCATTGTGTCCATGTGTTTGACCTTGAAATACACTTTTAGGATTTTTATTCACCTTCAATACTTTGGCTTTAGTTACATCTGTTTTTACACTAAGGCTGCTATTGATGTACTCCAATTCTATACCATTCATTTTGCCTTTTTCACCTTCAATGTAAAGTAGTTTCTTATCCTCATATTCTCCTTTATTCCAACATACAATAGAGACGCTAACTGCTGCATCACCAGACCAACTTTGTGAAGAAACAGCATTGAAGATTGTACCATTGTTGTTTACAATGTAATCTAAACCACCTTCTCGACTGTAATTTTGACGAATGGTATTTGTACCTACCAATCCTGCATAAGCACCTTCTTTCATTACTTTATGTGCTTTGTAAAACCAATAGACACAAAAATCAGCATGACCAGAAATTTCGGGATAAGCGTTCCAAAGTTTGTTCAAATATTCGCCTCCAAATTCTTCTTGCATTTTGTTTTTGGATTGATACGGTGGATTTCCTATAATTACATCTGCTTCATGCCATTTGGTAAACAAAGCATCAGCACAAATAATATTGTTGTCCAGATTGTCCAAAGGTAGAGCTTTTTCCAACTCCAAAGCCAATTCAGTTTGTTGGGTATCTATCCAGTTTCGGGTTTCTTTGATGGCAATTTCTTTGGCAAGCATCAGCGTAACCTTTGCCAATTCTACGGCAAAAGGATTGAGGTCAATACCATGAAATTGTTTTGGACTGACCAAACTCATTATCCCTACCTTTTTTGCACTTTTGGGGTATTCAAGGTGAATTTTGTTGAGGATGTCCATTTCCAAACGCTTCAATTCTCTATAAGCGATATACAAGAAATTTCCACTTCCACAAGCAGGGTCTAATACTTGGTATTCTGTAATTTCTTTACGCAATTGAAGCAATTCAGTGAGCGAATCGGCTTTGTTGATTCGGGTTCTCCACGGTTGGATAATGGTAGGGTGAACAATTTTGTAAATGTCTAATTCATCTGTAAAGTGTGCGCCAAAGATGTGTCTTTTGCCTTCATCCATGCTACTTTGAAAGATTGTTCCAAAGATGGCAGGATGCACCTTTCCCCAATAGGCTTTGCTTGCTTGCAGTAGGTCGTATAGTTCCTTTTTATTGAGTTCGATTGGGTCTGGATTGGTGAACAATCCACCATTGAAGTAAGCAATATCTTTGTATCTACCTCCTCTGGCAGCTTTGGGGTTTGCCATTTGTTGAAACAGACCACCAATTAGGTCATAAGAGCTTTCCCCATTGTTTAAACATTCATTGAGGAGGTTGGTAAAAAAGCCCTCTGGCAATAGTTCATAATCCTCTGCAAACATGGCGAACACACACTGCAATATAAAACGCTGTGAACGCTGCCTATCTTCTCCACGTTCTACCAAAGCAAAAAATACCTTTGCCACTTTGTCGGCTGCATCTCTGGTAACTTCCACCAGATTGTTTTCAAAGATGGGTTCTTTGGGAATAGGAAAAAGAAAGTTTAGAGCAGAATGTCTTTTTTCAAGATTGACCAATTTGATTTTATCCAGTGGTTCGTCTTGCTTGCTAAAGTCATAAATCCAAAATTCATCAAAATTGCATAGGATACAATATTGGGGTTGATTGGGGCGCAATTTCCACCAATAATCAAACACCTGTGAACGGTGGCTATCCAATTTTGAACCTCTTTTTTTCATTTCGATAATCACCCTATCACCCCAAAGTAAATCTGCAAATCGGGTACTTTTCTTACCTTTTACTCTAAATTCAAGACTTGCCCCTGCTTCTTTGTATCCTTCGTGTCCAAAGGCTTGAAATAGTCTATCACAAAATACCTGTGCTTCTCCTTTTTCGTCACCGTCCAAACGGCTCACATATTGGATGAATTTTTGAATGGTCTGCATATCAATAGAGTAATGGTTGTTTTTTTTGAAGTCAAAGCACAAAAATAACCTAAATCTTTAAGGAATTGCATATACCGTTCCTTTTTAAACATGAGTGACAAGGTAAGTTTAGAGAAATTACAATAGAAGATATTGCAGAATTGGACAAATGAACCGTACACCATTAAAATACAACCATGATGGATTTTTTAACTAAAGTTGAATTATTTGTTATTAAGCTTAATGTAAGGGGAGGTAGATTAAAAGAATCAATGCAATAGATGGTAAGGAAAAGGAATACACTTTGAGAATTGCGAGGGATTGCAGATATGAAGCGTAAAACAGGCGCACAAAATCAAGGCTTTGGTCAAAGCCTTTTACTGGCTAAACAATAAAAAATAATTTGAATGGATGGAAATGGGGTATTAATCACCATCACCTCTTCTTCTGAGTTCTTTTTGAAAATCACTCTCGTTGCTTCCTCCACCACCACGAAAAAGGATATAAAGACCTATGATTATAACAACTCCTAAAATTTCCATACTGTATATGTTTTATTGTTAAAGAATGATTGTAAATATAAACTATTTAATTCAAAATTGCAATACTATGACAATAAGAAGTCTTTTTTTTATTGGTTTTTAATCAAAAAATTACTGAAGTCTTTTTCATTAACCTTACAAATTTGAAAATTAGTCCAATGAATATTAAAGAAAAAACAGTAAAAGCAGTTTTCAAGTTCACATTCTCAATGCCTTATATAATGTCACAAACTACACAGGTTTAGAAAGCGATTTAAGGGTAAATGAGTTACACGCATATCATAGACAATATCAAACTATAATGATTCAAAACAGGCTAACCCAACCGATTTAGGTGAAATTTTGAATGAGGTAGTTATTGAGCAGTACCAAGATTATTTTTTTCATTCCCCTAATTTATGACCTTTCCAATTTTAGGGAGCAAACTGGGGCAGTTTTTTTTGGTTGCTATGGCAATTTAGGTATGTGATTAGGCTGCTCTCTTTCTTATTAGAAGATTCATTATACAGTATTCCTTGCTATCTTTAAATTTATTTATCCCAAAACAAAGGGTAGTTATTTTCTGATAAGGCCCAACCAAAAGCCCTATCTCGCTTGATAAAATAGTCTGCAAGGTCGAAACCTCCACTCATATCTGATTGGGTAGCACGTTTTTCTAATAAATCCGACACAAGGATATTAAAGCCCATTTTACGCAATTGGTCGGCTTTTGTACTCCAATCAGTATAACAGCCCAAATCTGGATATAAGATAATCTTACGTCTATTTAGTGGCTTTATAACGTTTATATTCTTCCATTTACAACCATTTTTACCACCTGTTGCCAACCATAGGTATTTTGGCATGATTACAGTCATTAGGATAGCGGTTTTCTCACTTTCGACAATGGCAATGATTTTATCAGGTTCTTTGCTCAATTGATGCTCTCCAAAAAAACACTGTGATAGATGGGGTTCTTTTATACCCTGCTTTTTCAAAATTCCTTTTCCTTCAAAAAATATCTTGCTACGTCCTATATTTGGAGGTTCATCTTCCTTTATCCTTTTGCCTGTATCTGGATTGTAGAGCATTGTCTTTGCTTGTCGAACATTGCCGTTTATATCCACTTGCCAAAATACCGTTGCACCTCTCCACCGTCTTGCAGTTCCAATATTGAAGCGTTCTATCAATTGTTGAGTAACTTGTTTCTCAAACAAACTTTCCAAGTATCGGACAAAATGGTTTTCCTCATATCGTTTGAATGTTCCTTGCATCAGTGGAGGAGGAATATAGTTGATGATTGGAGGTTTGGGTTTTGGCAATATTCTGGGCTTGGGAATGTTGGGTTTTCTCCAATCCTCCACAATGCCTTTTAAGAAATCAGGATTATCATTTAAAAGCTGTTTGGGTGTATAATGATAGCCACAACTTTGTTCTCTGTCACATCTTCCTACATAATCTGGTAAATAGTCTTTTTCCTCATTGTCTCTATACCTCACAAAGCGTTTTTTCTCACAAGATGGACAAAGGAATTTTTTGGAACTTGGGTCTAATGAAAATCTATGTTGGGTTGAATACATGATTGAAGAATTTGAAATTAACAAAATTGGTACAAGGTGGTACAGTTGGTACAGGTGTACCACTTGTACCATTATGTACCAGTATCATTCAAATATCTTTCCCATGCCCTTTTAACTCTATTATGGTTTGTATTCAACTGCCTTGCTATCTGTCTGTTAGATAAACTTGAATTGTCTTTTTTTAATTCAACAATTTGGTTGTCCAACTCCTTTTTATCACTTTCTGATATTTGTTTCAAATGTTCCCTTTCTGTTCCATAATCAAGAAACTCAAATCGTAGAAAGTTATCAGGTTTGTCTATTTGGCAAACAATTACATTTTCAGTATCATAGGTATGTTCTGTATTCCTTACTTTGATTTGTTTTAAATACCTCAAACCTTTGTCCTTAGTGCTTTCACCAATA
This window of the Chitinophagales bacterium genome carries:
- a CDS encoding DUF6371 domain-containing protein — its product is MYSTQHRFSLDPSSKKFLCPSCEKKRFVRYRDNEEKDYLPDYVGRCDREQSCGYHYTPKQLLNDNPDFLKGIVEDWRKPNIPKPRILPKPKPPIINYIPPPLMQGTFKRYEENHFVRYLESLFEKQVTQQLIERFNIGTARRWRGATVFWQVDINGNVRQAKTMLYNPDTGKRIKEDEPPNIGRSKIFFEGKGILKKQGIKEPHLSQCFFGEHQLSKEPDKIIAIVESEKTAILMTVIMPKYLWLATGGKNGCKWKNINVIKPLNRRKIILYPDLGCYTDWSTKADQLRKMGFNILVSDLLEKRATQSDMSGGFDLADYFIKRDRAFGWALSENNYPLFWDK
- a CDS encoding DUF4433 domain-containing protein, with product MNPIYQFETNIISPQQGAIFRITHIDNLPFILEQGLHCRYCQPQDPNFAPIGSGDIISKRDKFRIPIAPNGVLSDYVPFYFAPRSPMLYNVYSKSDSPPLQREIVYLVSKAQIIADSSLQYVFTDGHAIMNFTQYYNDVKDLERIDWDTMRLKYWNDTPEDNDRKRKRMAEFLVYNHLPIECVKMIVVLDENMKNHVDNLVQKAKRNIIAQVRKKWFFP
- a CDS encoding DNA methyltransferase; its protein translation is MQTIQKFIQYVSRLDGDEKGEAQVFCDRLFQAFGHEGYKEAGASLEFRVKGKKSTRFADLLWGDRVIIEMKKRGSKLDSHRSQVFDYWWKLRPNQPQYCILCNFDEFWIYDFSKQDEPLDKIKLVNLEKRHSALNFLFPIPKEPIFENNLVEVTRDAADKVAKVFFALVERGEDRQRSQRFILQCVFAMFAEDYELLPEGFFTNLLNECLNNGESSYDLIGGLFQQMANPKAARGGRYKDIAYFNGGLFTNPDPIELNKKELYDLLQASKAYWGKVHPAIFGTIFQSSMDEGKRHIFGAHFTDELDIYKIVHPTIIQPWRTRINKADSLTELLQLRKEITEYQVLDPACGSGNFLYIAYRELKRLEMDILNKIHLEYPKSAKKVGIMSLVSPKQFHGIDLNPFAVELAKVTLMLAKEIAIKETRNWIDTQQTELALELEKALPLDNLDNNIICADALFTKWHEADVIIGNPPYQSKNKMQEEFGGEYLNKLWNAYPEISGHADFCVYWFYKAHKVMKEGAYAGLVGTNTIRQNYSREGGLDYIVNNNGTIFNAVSSQSWSGDAAVSVSIVCWNKGEYEDKKLLYIEGEKGKMNGIELEYINSSLSVKTDVTKAKVLKVNKNPKSVFQGQTHGHNGFLLSSNKAIELLSKEKKASEVMKPFLNGNEFVSNFQSQPKRFVIDFTQKDQFEAASYKIPYTVVSQRVLPDRKKKAEAQALKNKTLLEKNPKAKTNKHHINFYNKWWQISYGRKDMLQSITDFKRYIVCSRISLRPIFDFVSTTINPNDALMVFAFEDDFTFGIIQSKLHWEWWKAKCSTLEGRYRYTTNTVWDTFPFPQNPTLSQIKKVAKAAKTLREKRTAIMQKYQYSLRDLYRIVEQDGSNPIKTLHQQLDNAVMEAYGFDKRKDVLSQLLELNFNVADKELKGEQVQAPGLPDWVENKAEFVSEDCVKFLG